A DNA window from Engystomops pustulosus chromosome 10, aEngPut4.maternal, whole genome shotgun sequence contains the following coding sequences:
- the LOC140103973 gene encoding uncharacterized protein encodes MSALQFRGLRLLCLVILGALGRISAEGPCTCTLLEEEADWSLLTPDLCCINLTLSVSSLEWSLFILPGLRVLDLSSSGIQEIADSEGGRNQTLLEVLDLRHNHLEHLPEGFLSHAPHLRVLHLEFNMLRHLPANFLQVSNAIEELHLSYNLLVSLPGGLLKPSLTTFSFLNNSLDCSCGLYDQLEPKLRANATRLLLEDVTCTSPKDVSGQKILDVPRTSVCRSHSLTVALICIPLGVLVLLACWYVCCRRQKGAYPDTRRECSLVTVDHNGAGNMGEYHHYEPRHNLQKERRDQDHHQFKDPILLRPSAALLGSNRDLYEEVEIKLGTSADSLVEGHGGREAGGLMLAVQEEEEDEELKADEAEVETVSVTEVMKDSSDREKLYLNQTTDYYSLVPDIELDDSDHCEYESVDLS; translated from the exons ATGTCTG CTCTACAGTTTCGGGGGCTCCGGCTCCTCTGTCTGGTTATACTCGGGGCCCTCGGGAGGATCTCAGCAGAGGGGCCCTGCACATGCACCCTTCTGGAGGAGGAAGCGGACTGGTcactgctgacccctgacctctgctgcatTAACCTGACCCTCTCAGTCAGCAGTTTGGAGTGGAGCCTCTTCATCCTCCCCGGCCTCCGGGTCCTGGACCTCTCCAGCTCAGGGATCCAGGAGATCGCCGACTCTGAGGGGGGAAGAAACCAGACGCTCCTGGAGGTTCTTGACCTCAGACACAACCACCTGGAGCATCTTCCGGAGGGGTTTCTGAGCCACGCACCCCACCTGAGGGTCCTCCACCTGGAGTTCAACATGTTGCGCCATTTGCCTGCAAACTTTTTACAAGTGTCCAACGCCATCGAGGAGCTTCACCTCAGCTACAACCTCCTGGTGTCCCTCCCCGGAGGCCTCCTCAAGCCTTCCCTCACCACCTTCAGTTTCCTCAACAACTCCCTGGACTGCTCCTGCGGCCTCTATGACCAGCTGGAGCCCAAACTCCGAGCCAACGCCACCCGGCTCCTGCTGGAGGACGTCACCTGCACCTCTCCAAAAGACGTCAGTGGCCAGAAGATTCTGGACGTCCCCAGGACCTCCGTCTGCCGCTCCCACAGCTTGACCGTAGCCCTGATCTGTATCCCGCTGGGGGTCCTGGTCCTGCTCGCCTGCTGGTACGTCTGCTGCCGGAGACAGAAGGGGGCTTACCCGGACACCCGGCGTGAGTGCAGCCTCGTCACCGTGGACCACAATGGGGCAGGGAACATGGGGGAGTACCATCACTACGAGCCCCGTCACAACCTCCAGAAAGAGCGCAGGGACCAGGACCACCATCAGTTCAAGGACCCCATTCTCTTGAGACCCTCTGCCGCCCTGCTGGGGAGCAACCGAGACCTCTACGAAGAGGTGGAGATCAAACTGGGGACCTCCGCAGACTCCCTGGTGGAAGGACACGGAGGTCGGGAGGCCGGGGGTCTGATGCTGGCGGtgcaggaagaagaggaggatgaagagCTGAAGGCAGATGAGGCAGAAGTGGAAACCGTCAGCGTGACCGAGGTCATGAAGGACTCCAGCGACCGAGAGAAGCTCTACCTGAACCAGACCACCGACTACTACAGCCTGGTGCCAGACATCGAGCTGGATGACTCCGACCATTGTGAGTACGAGAGCGTTGACCTCTCCTGA
- the PLK3 gene encoding serine/threonine-protein kinase PLK3 isoform X2, producing the protein MERACYIQPFPEHLQAAPKPAQQPPSKTITDPLTGRSYARGRTLGKGGFARCYEMTEISTNKTYAVKVIPHSRVAKPHQREKIVNEIDLHQQLHHKHIVKFSHHFEDSENIYIFLEICSRKSLAHIWKARHTLLEPEVRYYLKQIISGLKYLHMKGIIHRDLKLGNFFINENMELKVGDFGLAARLEPPEQRKKTICGTPNYLAPEVLHRHGHGPESDVWSLGCVMYTLLCGTPPFETSDLKETYRCIKQVKYTLPACLSSSAKQLIMGILKRTPSERLTLDQIIEHEFFTKGYTPEKLPPSSCVMVPDLHPPNPAKSLLTRVAKSLFGKGKSKAKKSSSEEKDDLSKLVTGLVKTSICRQLSYKTVEGNEAAPVTGQALSGSCCPVETLTEEASGKSVSRSISGSLVGSDDFEDCVSASGVMETALEVLKGCLSSMPVGEGKPTPLSRHEDFIWVSKWVDYSNKYGFGYQLSNRSIGVLFNNGTHMVLPASRRNVHYNLTNSRHFVFAASAVPEQLQGQMSVLQYFATYMEQNLMKGGDLPCQNEGVRPPPPLLLLLQWVKTEHALLMLFNNGTLQVNFYNDHTKLILSKPQDTYLLTYINRDRSSQTFLLSSLGESGCTSDMYHRLKYTLKLLEQKAES; encoded by the exons ATGGAGCGCGCGTGCTACATCCAGCCCTTCCCGGAGCACCTCCAGGCCGCCCCCAAACccgcacagcagccccccagcaAAACCATCACCGACCCCCTGACAGGACGGAGCTACGCGAGGGGCAGAACCCTGGGCAAG GGAGGATTTGCTCGCTGCTATGAAATGACTGAGATCTCCACCAATAAAACCTATGCTGTGAAAGTCATCCCGCACAGTCGTGTGGCCAAGCCACATCAGCGCGAGAAG ATTGTGAATGAGATTGATTTGCACCAGCAGCTCCATCATAAACACATTGTCAAGTTCTCCCACCATTTTGAAGACTCTGAGAACATCTACATTTTCCTCGAGATCTGCAGCCGCAAA TCTCTCGCACATATCTGGAAGGCGCGCCACACGCTGCTAGAGCCCGAGGTTAGGTATTACCTGAAACAGATCATCTCCGGCCTCAAGTACCTGCACATGAAGGGGATCATTCACCGGGACCTGAAGTTAG GAAACTTCTTCATCAATGAGAACATGGAGCTGAAAGTTGGTGACTTTGGGCTGGCAGCAAGGCTGGAGCCACCGGAGCAGAGGAAGAA AACAATATGCGGTACCCCAAATTACTTGGCCCCTGAAGTCCTGCACAGACACGGTCACGGCCCCGAGTCGGATGTCTGGTCCCTAGGATGCGTCAT GTACACGCTCCTCTGTGGCACTCCACCCTTCGAGACTTCAGATTTAAAGGAGACATACCGCTGTATCAAGCAGGTGAAGTACACGTTGCCCGCCTGCCTCTCGTCCTCTGCCAAGCAGCTGATAATGGGCATCTTGAAACGCACCCCCAGTGAGCGGCTGACACTCGACCAAATCATTGAACATGAATTCTTCACCAAG GGTTACACCCCAGAAAAGTTGCCTCCAAGCAGCTGCGTGATGGTCCCTGATCTGCACCCACCCAACCCGGCCAAGAGCCTCCTCACCAGAGTTGCCAAGAGTTTATTTGGAAAAGGAAAGTCAAAAG CAAAGAAAAGCTCCTCCGAGGAGAAGGACGACTTATCTAAGCTAGTGACGGGCTTGGTGAAGACTTCCATCTGCCGACAGCTCAGCTATAAAACCGTGGAGGGGAATGAG GCCGCCCCAGTCACTGGCCAAGCCCTCAGCGGCAGCTGCTGTCCTGTGGAGACCCTAACAGAGGAGGCATCTGGGAAATCTGTGTCTAGATCCATCAGCGGCAGCCTGGTCGGCAGTGACG attttgaggactgtgtctCTGCCTCTGGGGTGATGGAGACAGCTCTAGAGGTCCTCAAGGGCTGCCTGTCTTCTATGCCCGTAG GTGAAGGGAAGCCCACCCCTCTCTCAAGACACGAAGACTTCATTTGGGTGTCTAAGTGGGTGGATTATTCTAACAAATATGGATTTGGGTATCAGTTATCTAACCGCAGCATCGGGGTCCTGTTCAACAATGGCACTCACATGGTTCTGCCCGCCAGCCGCAG aAATGTCCATTACAACCTGACAAACAGCCGCCACTTTGTGTTCGCGGCCTCCGCTGTCCCCGAGCAGCTCCAGGGCCAAATGAGTGTCTTGCAGTACTTTGCAACATACATGGAGCAAAACCTGATGAAG GGAGGGGATCTTCCGTGTCAGAATGAAGGGGTCCGGCCGCCACCcccgctgctgctgcttctacagTGGGTGAAGACGGAGCATGCCCTGCTGATGCTTTTCAACAATGGCACCCTCCAG GTGAATTTCTACAATGATCACACAAAGCTGATCCTCAGCAAACCTCAGGACACCTACCTGCTGACCTACATCAACCGTGACCGCAGCTCTCAGACCTTCCTGCTCAGCTCCCTGGGGGAGAGCGGCTGCACCTCAGACATGTACCATCGCCTCAAGTACACCCTGAAGCTTCTGGAGCAGAAGGCTGAATCCTAG
- the PLK3 gene encoding serine/threonine-protein kinase PLK3 isoform X1 has protein sequence MERACYIQPFPEHLQAAPKPAQQPPSKTITDPLTGRSYARGRTLGKGGFARCYEMTEISTNKTYAVKVIPHSRVAKPHQREKIVNEIDLHQQLHHKHIVKFSHHFEDSENIYIFLEICSRKSLAHIWKARHTLLEPEVRYYLKQIISGLKYLHMKGIIHRDLKLGNFFINENMELKVGDFGLAARLEPPEQRKKTICGTPNYLAPEVLHRHGHGPESDVWSLGCVMYTLLCGTPPFETSDLKETYRCIKQVKYTLPACLSSSAKQLIMGILKRTPSERLTLDQIIEHEFFTKGYTPEKLPPSSCVMVPDLHPPNPAKSLLTRVAKSLFGKGKSKAKKSSSEEKDDLSKLVTGLVKTSICRQLSYKTVEGNEQAAPVTGQALSGSCCPVETLTEEASGKSVSRSISGSLVGSDDFEDCVSASGVMETALEVLKGCLSSMPVGEGKPTPLSRHEDFIWVSKWVDYSNKYGFGYQLSNRSIGVLFNNGTHMVLPASRRNVHYNLTNSRHFVFAASAVPEQLQGQMSVLQYFATYMEQNLMKGGDLPCQNEGVRPPPPLLLLLQWVKTEHALLMLFNNGTLQVNFYNDHTKLILSKPQDTYLLTYINRDRSSQTFLLSSLGESGCTSDMYHRLKYTLKLLEQKAES, from the exons ATGGAGCGCGCGTGCTACATCCAGCCCTTCCCGGAGCACCTCCAGGCCGCCCCCAAACccgcacagcagccccccagcaAAACCATCACCGACCCCCTGACAGGACGGAGCTACGCGAGGGGCAGAACCCTGGGCAAG GGAGGATTTGCTCGCTGCTATGAAATGACTGAGATCTCCACCAATAAAACCTATGCTGTGAAAGTCATCCCGCACAGTCGTGTGGCCAAGCCACATCAGCGCGAGAAG ATTGTGAATGAGATTGATTTGCACCAGCAGCTCCATCATAAACACATTGTCAAGTTCTCCCACCATTTTGAAGACTCTGAGAACATCTACATTTTCCTCGAGATCTGCAGCCGCAAA TCTCTCGCACATATCTGGAAGGCGCGCCACACGCTGCTAGAGCCCGAGGTTAGGTATTACCTGAAACAGATCATCTCCGGCCTCAAGTACCTGCACATGAAGGGGATCATTCACCGGGACCTGAAGTTAG GAAACTTCTTCATCAATGAGAACATGGAGCTGAAAGTTGGTGACTTTGGGCTGGCAGCAAGGCTGGAGCCACCGGAGCAGAGGAAGAA AACAATATGCGGTACCCCAAATTACTTGGCCCCTGAAGTCCTGCACAGACACGGTCACGGCCCCGAGTCGGATGTCTGGTCCCTAGGATGCGTCAT GTACACGCTCCTCTGTGGCACTCCACCCTTCGAGACTTCAGATTTAAAGGAGACATACCGCTGTATCAAGCAGGTGAAGTACACGTTGCCCGCCTGCCTCTCGTCCTCTGCCAAGCAGCTGATAATGGGCATCTTGAAACGCACCCCCAGTGAGCGGCTGACACTCGACCAAATCATTGAACATGAATTCTTCACCAAG GGTTACACCCCAGAAAAGTTGCCTCCAAGCAGCTGCGTGATGGTCCCTGATCTGCACCCACCCAACCCGGCCAAGAGCCTCCTCACCAGAGTTGCCAAGAGTTTATTTGGAAAAGGAAAGTCAAAAG CAAAGAAAAGCTCCTCCGAGGAGAAGGACGACTTATCTAAGCTAGTGACGGGCTTGGTGAAGACTTCCATCTGCCGACAGCTCAGCTATAAAACCGTGGAGGGGAATGAG CAGGCCGCCCCAGTCACTGGCCAAGCCCTCAGCGGCAGCTGCTGTCCTGTGGAGACCCTAACAGAGGAGGCATCTGGGAAATCTGTGTCTAGATCCATCAGCGGCAGCCTGGTCGGCAGTGACG attttgaggactgtgtctCTGCCTCTGGGGTGATGGAGACAGCTCTAGAGGTCCTCAAGGGCTGCCTGTCTTCTATGCCCGTAG GTGAAGGGAAGCCCACCCCTCTCTCAAGACACGAAGACTTCATTTGGGTGTCTAAGTGGGTGGATTATTCTAACAAATATGGATTTGGGTATCAGTTATCTAACCGCAGCATCGGGGTCCTGTTCAACAATGGCACTCACATGGTTCTGCCCGCCAGCCGCAG aAATGTCCATTACAACCTGACAAACAGCCGCCACTTTGTGTTCGCGGCCTCCGCTGTCCCCGAGCAGCTCCAGGGCCAAATGAGTGTCTTGCAGTACTTTGCAACATACATGGAGCAAAACCTGATGAAG GGAGGGGATCTTCCGTGTCAGAATGAAGGGGTCCGGCCGCCACCcccgctgctgctgcttctacagTGGGTGAAGACGGAGCATGCCCTGCTGATGCTTTTCAACAATGGCACCCTCCAG GTGAATTTCTACAATGATCACACAAAGCTGATCCTCAGCAAACCTCAGGACACCTACCTGCTGACCTACATCAACCGTGACCGCAGCTCTCAGACCTTCCTGCTCAGCTCCCTGGGGGAGAGCGGCTGCACCTCAGACATGTACCATCGCCTCAAGTACACCCTGAAGCTTCTGGAGCAGAAGGCTGAATCCTAG
- the DYNLT4 gene encoding dynein light chain Tctex-type 4: protein MADIPLSPSEDIVVLAGAGDAHSRSGPVSCRRRSHSIEMPPRQLTRLRSIDERSAVHSRRSSVVSNMNGPFSRRNSLCPIALSKRLSLGPWAHYGRVSFSGLPLYQPIKEIQYENTYKMGPDLDCRFNPCRAQKMLETILRTYLADTKYNALTSGQLAQNLSELIRSKLKESSPSRYKVVCSVLLGQMSHQGVKVSSRSLWDPHNDSFASASYSNTTLFAVAMVHGLYHE from the coding sequence ATGGCTGACATCCCCCTGTCTCCATCTGAGGACATTGTGGTCCTGGCAGGCGCTGGTGATGCCCATTCCCGGTCAGGTCCTGTGTCGTGTCGTCGCCGCTCTCACTCCATAGAGATGCCCCCGCGGCAGCTGACTCGCCTCCGGAGCATCGATGAGCGGTCCGCTGTGCACTCGCGCCGCAGCTCGGTCGTCAGCAACATGAACGGCCCGTTCTCCCGCAGGAACTCTTTGTGCCCCATTGCCCTGAGCAAGCGGCTGTCCCTGGGGCCCTGGGCGCACTATGGACGGGTCAGCTTCTCAGGGCTCCCCCTCTACCAGCCCATAAAGGAGATTCAGTATGAAAACACCTACAAGATGGGCCCCGACCTGGACTGCAGGTTTAACCCCTGCAGGGCCCAGAAGATGCTGGAGACCATCCTGAGGACCTACCTGGCGGACACCAAGTACAACGCCCTCACCAGCGGGCAGCTGGCCCAGAACCTGTCAGAACTCATCCGCAGCAAACTCAAGGAGTCCAGCCCCAGCCGCTACAAGGTGGTCTGCAGCGTCCTCCTAGGCCAGATGTCCCACCAGGGGGTCAAGGTGTCCAGCCGCTCCCTGTGGGACCCCCACAATGATAGTTTTGCCTCTGCCTCGTATTCCAACACCACATTATTTGCAGTGGCCATGGTCCACGGGCTGTACCATGAGTGA